In Aliamphritea ceti, a single window of DNA contains:
- a CDS encoding ribose-phosphate pyrophosphokinase yields the protein MPKMMVFTGNANRELAEKVVERLDIPMGEAIVTKFSDGEVNVEINENARGKDVFILQSTCAPTNDNLMELIVMADALRRGSATRITAVIPYYGYARQDRRPRSARVAISAKVVADMLAGVGIDRVLTVDLHADQIQGFFDIPVDNVYGSPVLLDEIARQDYENPLVVSPDVGGVVRARAVAKQLNCDLAIIDKRREKANEAQVMNIIGDVKGRTCILVDDMCDTAGTLCKAASALKQNGAAKVVAYATHPVLSGPAIDNINNSELDELVVTDTIPLSPAGEKCDRIRQLTLAPMLAEAVRRVCNEESISAMFR from the coding sequence GTGCCTAAAATGATGGTCTTCACTGGCAACGCCAACCGCGAACTTGCCGAGAAAGTCGTTGAACGCCTAGATATCCCTATGGGCGAAGCTATAGTCACCAAGTTTAGTGACGGTGAAGTAAACGTCGAAATCAATGAAAACGCGCGCGGCAAAGACGTTTTCATTCTGCAGTCGACTTGCGCACCAACCAACGACAATCTGATGGAACTGATTGTCATGGCTGACGCTTTACGCCGTGGTTCAGCGACACGTATCACTGCAGTTATCCCGTATTACGGTTATGCCCGCCAGGATCGTCGCCCACGTTCTGCCCGTGTAGCAATCAGCGCAAAAGTTGTTGCTGATATGCTGGCTGGCGTTGGTATCGACCGCGTACTGACAGTAGATTTGCACGCTGACCAGATCCAGGGATTCTTCGATATCCCTGTTGATAACGTTTACGGTTCTCCGGTTCTGCTGGATGAAATCGCCCGTCAGGATTACGAAAACCCACTGGTTGTATCTCCGGATGTCGGTGGTGTGGTTCGTGCACGTGCTGTAGCAAAACAACTGAACTGCGATCTGGCGATCATCGACAAGCGTCGTGAAAAAGCCAACGAAGCTCAGGTCATGAACATCATCGGTGACGTAAAAGGTCGTACCTGCATACTGGTAGACGACATGTGCGACACCGCCGGCACGCTTTGTAAAGCAGCCAGCGCATTGAAACAAAACGGCGCAGCTAAGGTTGTTGCTTATGCAACTCACCCAGTGCTTTCCGGCCCGGCTATCGACAACATCAACAACTCCGAACTGGATGAGTTGGTCGTAACAGATACTATTCCACTGTCACCTGCTGGTGAGAAGTGTGATCGCATTCGTCAGTTAACACTGGCGCCAATGCTGGCAGAAGCGGTACGCCGTGTCTGCAATGAAGAATCTATCAGTGCTATGTTCCGTTAA
- a CDS encoding 50S ribosomal protein L25/general stress protein Ctc, producing MTDFVIKAEARTDEGKGASRRLRHAGMIPAVVYGGAKNKKPASITLENRALIKQIEDPSFFSSILTLDIDGKEEKVIVRDFQRHPARNSVMHVDFQRITKSNKIQIQVPLSFTGFAKSPAGKASGKFAVQQNTVQVLCLADKLPESLEVDMSAVEMGQILHLSDITMPAGVEIVQLRRGSDHDQSIAQTYSPRGAKAAS from the coding sequence ATGACTGATTTCGTAATCAAAGCTGAAGCCCGTACAGACGAAGGGAAAGGTGCGAGCCGCCGCCTGCGTCACGCTGGCATGATCCCTGCCGTTGTATACGGTGGTGCTAAAAACAAGAAGCCTGCTTCTATCACTCTGGAAAACCGCGCTCTGATTAAGCAGATCGAAGATCCTTCTTTCTTCTCCTCTATCCTGACTCTGGATATCGATGGTAAAGAAGAAAAAGTAATCGTTCGTGACTTCCAGCGTCATCCAGCACGTAACTCTGTAATGCACGTTGATTTCCAGCGCATCACTAAGTCCAACAAGATCCAGATTCAGGTTCCTCTGAGCTTCACTGGTTTCGCTAAGTCTCCTGCAGGCAAGGCTTCCGGTAAATTTGCTGTTCAGCAGAACACTGTTCAGGTTCTGTGTCTTGCAGACAAACTGCCAGAGTCTCTGGAAGTTGATATGTCCGCTGTTGAAATGGGCCAGATCCTGCACCTGTCTGACATCACTATGCCTGCTGGCGTTGAGATTGTTCAGCTGCGTCGCGGTTCCGACCACGATCAGAGTATTGCTCAGACTTACTCACCACGTGGCGCAAAAGCAGCTAGCTAA
- the pth gene encoding aminoacyl-tRNA hydrolase gives MKDRIQLIVGLGNPGQQYEQTRHNAGTDFVAQLAERQMTPLKTESKFYGLYGKTTLNQQPVHLLIPNTFMNLSGQAVSALANFYKIPVEGILVAHDELDLPPGVAKLKQGGGHGGHNGLRDIISKLGNNKNFYRLRLGIGHPGSASQVSGFVLKKAPSSERDLTQAASDEALRVLEQACGGDWLKAMNTLHSFKA, from the coding sequence ATGAAAGATCGGATACAGTTAATTGTTGGCCTGGGTAACCCCGGACAACAGTATGAACAAACCCGTCATAATGCCGGTACCGATTTTGTCGCTCAGCTCGCTGAGCGACAAATGACCCCTCTTAAGACCGAGAGTAAGTTTTACGGTCTGTATGGGAAAACGACATTGAACCAACAACCGGTTCACCTGTTAATCCCAAACACCTTTATGAACCTCAGCGGACAGGCAGTTAGCGCACTGGCTAATTTCTATAAGATTCCCGTTGAAGGCATTCTGGTTGCCCATGATGAACTCGACCTCCCTCCCGGTGTAGCCAAGCTTAAACAAGGTGGTGGACACGGTGGTCATAACGGTCTGCGAGATATCATCAGCAAACTGGGTAACAACAAAAATTTCTATCGTTTACGCTTAGGTATCGGCCATCCCGGCAGCGCCAGCCAGGTCAGCGGGTTCGTGCTCAAAAAAGCACCTTCCAGCGAACGTGACCTGACTCAGGCCGCCAGTGATGAAGCCCTGCGAGTTCTTGAACAGGCTTGTGGTGGCGACTGGTTGAAAGCGATGAACACCTTGCACTCATTCAAAGCATAA
- the ychF gene encoding redox-regulated ATPase YchF — protein MGFKCGIVGLPNVGKSTLFNALTKAGIGAENFPFCTIEPNAGVVPMPDPRLDALAAIVKPERVMATTMEFVDIAGLVAGASKGEGLGNKFLHNIRETDAIAHVVRCFEDENVIHVANKIDPLADIEIINTELALADLESVEKQLQRVQKLAKGGDKEAVKAKALLEKLLPHLDEGHPVRAMELSEDEQVTLKTFHLLTTKPTMYIANVDEEGFENNPHLDAVRELAKSENAEIVAICNKMEAEISELDDEERLEFLQEMGMEEPGLDRVIRAGYELLGLQTYFTAGVKEVRAWTVKIGATAPEGAGVIHTDFQRGFIKAEVVSYDHYIEHNGEQGAKDAGKLRIEGKSYIMQDGDVVHYRFNV, from the coding sequence ATGGGTTTCAAATGCGGCATTGTTGGCCTGCCTAACGTCGGCAAATCGACACTATTTAATGCTCTAACGAAAGCCGGTATTGGTGCTGAGAACTTCCCGTTCTGTACCATCGAGCCGAATGCTGGCGTAGTGCCAATGCCAGACCCACGCTTAGATGCCCTGGCAGCTATTGTTAAGCCAGAACGCGTAATGGCGACCACCATGGAATTCGTCGATATCGCTGGCCTTGTAGCTGGCGCATCCAAAGGTGAAGGCCTGGGTAACAAATTCCTGCACAACATCCGCGAAACCGATGCTATCGCACACGTCGTTCGCTGCTTTGAAGATGAAAACGTTATCCACGTTGCAAACAAAATTGATCCACTGGCTGATATTGAAATCATCAATACTGAGCTGGCATTAGCTGACCTGGAATCTGTAGAGAAACAACTACAGCGTGTTCAGAAGCTGGCAAAAGGCGGCGACAAAGAAGCCGTTAAAGCGAAAGCTCTGCTGGAAAAACTCTTGCCGCACCTTGATGAAGGCCATCCGGTTCGTGCTATGGAGCTGAGCGAAGATGAGCAGGTAACATTAAAGACCTTCCATCTGCTGACGACTAAACCAACCATGTACATTGCAAATGTTGACGAAGAAGGCTTCGAAAACAATCCACACCTGGATGCTGTACGCGAACTGGCTAAATCTGAAAACGCTGAAATCGTTGCTATCTGTAACAAGATGGAAGCAGAAATCTCCGAGCTGGATGACGAGGAACGGCTGGAATTCCTGCAGGAAATGGGCATGGAAGAACCAGGCCTGGACCGTGTTATCCGCGCGGGTTACGAATTACTTGGCCTGCAAACTTACTTCACCGCCGGTGTTAAAGAAGTACGTGCCTGGACTGTAAAAATTGGCGCAACAGCACCGGAAGGCGCGGGCGTTATCCACACAGATTTCCAAAGAGGCTTCATCAAGGCTGAAGTTGTTAGCTACGACCACTACATCGAACATAACGGTGAACAAGGCGCGAAAGATGCTGGCAAATTACGCATAGAAGGAAAAAGCTACATCATGCAAGATGGTGACGTGGTTCACTACCGCTTCAACGTCTGA
- a CDS encoding DUF1835 domain-containing protein has protein sequence MSKERTPVKSSQQLTPPAAPRNIFHGKLNLEQQKKRAKELLKKIRDEDPEAIHRFNQHPRSDQLLDSIQLGHCQLIIARENGFNSWPAMKTHIESLQLNSHTPDSNDTLHIRCGHDIQHGLKLAGFCGEYLAFFDPFCQGPVRDLPLEQLIRLRSQFAAETYSLDIADTTAQAENAYAPLQAYQSSPDTQKWQRIALWFEHDSYDQLILAFLLSFFSRHAPNAPLELICVDQIPGVQDFIGLGQLSPELFHYLWDNQRKPVSQAQLTLGETVWQALCAETSAPLQQLSASGTPAIPLMAKALQRHLAELPDTRTGLSLTETLALQLLDDTGPITVGKLFGVYMREREPLPWLGDLMFWAIIRTLIDARQPLIKIISENAEWPRQEICITDIGQQVLSGKLNYLSLMKSPRWVGGICIPAATQSNL, from the coding sequence ATGTCTAAAGAACGCACGCCAGTTAAATCAAGCCAGCAGTTAACGCCCCCCGCTGCTCCCCGCAATATTTTTCACGGCAAACTCAATCTTGAGCAACAAAAGAAACGTGCTAAAGAACTGCTCAAAAAAATTCGTGATGAAGACCCCGAAGCCATTCATCGTTTCAATCAGCACCCCCGCTCAGATCAGCTATTAGATTCAATTCAACTCGGTCACTGCCAACTGATTATCGCCAGAGAAAACGGCTTTAATAGCTGGCCAGCGATGAAAACGCACATTGAGAGCCTGCAACTTAACTCCCACACACCGGATAGTAACGACACCTTACATATCCGTTGCGGACACGACATTCAGCATGGCCTTAAACTGGCAGGCTTCTGCGGTGAGTACCTGGCTTTTTTTGATCCGTTTTGTCAGGGCCCCGTCCGAGACCTACCGCTTGAACAACTCATCAGATTACGCAGCCAGTTCGCAGCAGAAACTTACTCACTGGACATTGCCGACACCACTGCACAAGCTGAGAACGCTTATGCCCCCTTACAGGCTTATCAGTCTTCACCTGATACACAAAAATGGCAAAGAATAGCTCTCTGGTTTGAACACGACAGCTATGACCAGCTTATTCTCGCATTTTTGCTGAGCTTTTTTTCACGCCACGCCCCCAACGCACCTCTGGAGCTGATCTGCGTCGATCAGATACCCGGAGTTCAGGACTTTATTGGCCTCGGACAATTATCTCCTGAGCTATTCCACTATCTTTGGGATAACCAACGCAAACCTGTCTCTCAGGCTCAGCTAACCCTGGGGGAAACTGTCTGGCAAGCGCTCTGCGCCGAAACCTCAGCTCCATTACAGCAATTATCTGCCTCAGGCACTCCGGCAATACCTTTAATGGCAAAAGCCCTGCAACGCCACCTTGCTGAGCTTCCAGACACACGAACCGGTCTGAGCTTAACCGAAACCCTTGCTCTGCAGTTACTCGACGACACAGGCCCGATAACTGTCGGTAAACTCTTCGGTGTTTACATGCGGGAACGGGAACCTCTGCCCTGGTTAGGTGATTTAATGTTCTGGGCTATTATCAGAACACTGATTGACGCCCGACAACCACTGATCAAGATTATTTCTGAAAACGCTGAATGGCCACGACAGGAAATCTGTATAACTGATATCGGCCAGCAAGTACTCAGCGGCAAACTTAATTACCTCAGCCTGATGAAATCCCCCCGATGGGTGGGAGGAATATGCATCCCGGCAGCGACTCAAAGTAACCTCTGA